The Haliotis asinina isolate JCU_RB_2024 chromosome 16, JCU_Hal_asi_v2, whole genome shotgun sequence DNA segment ATAAATTAATCAATAAAATGAACATGTCATGAGCCATTCCCAATATGACAGTATCTTAAATCAAGCAGAAGTTATCATGCGTTTCTGACGTGATAATGTTCCCGTGTTCATGATCAGAAATAGTTATACAATCTACAAATTTCAACATCTCAATAAAAAGGGGCCTGAGAATTTACTGTTATTCCatctggggcccgtttcacaaaacgctcgtagcctaagatctcgtaagttttctcgtagccattgtacctcctatactgtaacataggagctatggatgctacgagaaaagttacgagatcttaggcttacgagagtttcgtgaaacgggaccctggaatgctacgagaaaggttacgagatcttaggcttacgagagtttcgtgaaacgggaccctggaatgctacgagaaaggttacgagatcttaggcttacgagagtttcgtgaaacgggaccctggaatgctacgagaaaagttacgagatcttaggcttacgagagtttcgtgaaacgggaccctggaatgctacgagaaaggttacgagatcttaggcttacgagagtttcgtgaaacgggaccctggaatgctacgagaaaggttacgagatcttaggcttacgagagtttcgtgaaacgggaccctggaatgctacgagaaaggttacgagatcttaggcttacgagagtttcgtgaaacgggcccctggatTAAAAAGTAGATCAAATTTCATGCCAGACCCAAACTGGATGAAAAAACTTATTTTTGTGTTACCTCCATGCAAGTCATGGGAATTCCCTTCTCATTTTCCATGATCTCTGAAAACCCAATGAGGCAATATATGAAAGGATATAGAGCTGCTTCAGTTTGCTTCTGACAGCTGAAAAACGAAGAGTTTTAATGATATCATGTGCAGGATTCAAGTACAGCAGGGACGGTACTGTATTGACATTTTCACTGAGGAATACTGAAAGATCAATAGCTGATCTAGTCTGATGCCATCTCGACCATTTGTGAACATAAAGTTTGTACAATgtggaaaatgttttgttttttttctgctgCGAGAGCAGAATCTCACTCTATGTAGCAAGAATCTGTGGCTCTTTATTTGATTCCTTTTGTTGAATACAGCACTTTTGGtgtgatacatgtatttcagaaGCACTGTTTGCTCTACCCCATGTATAGTGGAATAAAGTGCACTTTTTCCCTGAACTGTTTAAGTTAAAGTATGTGAAGGCTTGTTGCAAGAACTAACCTACAATGAACAGGGCTGAACATAGTGCCAGCATGAAGTAAGCAATATCATGAGTTTATTACAATATTACTTCGATACAGTAGCATTATCAATACTACTGACCTTCCATTTGCTTAAAATTCAAATGGTCTAAAAGAGCTTTCATGACCTTGACTGGAATCTGAGACTTGAGATATTCATCCTTAACCTGTCGCAGAAATTCATCTCATAGCATGTGGTAACTCCTGTGACCTTAACATATGTTCATGACATAACTTTTGCCTTATTGCAGGTCATACATTTACTTTCAACATCCTTATACCTTAGTAACCTTGACCTATGTCTGTGACATGAACATCTTATTGCAGGTCATGCACGTACTGTCAATATCCTTATACGaaagtgaccttgacctacatCTGTAACACAACCTTCATCTTATTGCAGGTCATGCGTGTACTGTCAATATGCTTAAGGAGCAGCTCCTGAATCGAGAGGACCTGCTCGAGTCACTGGACACAGAGCCCATTTTCGACTACCTCCTCCAACATGGTGTCTTGGACAAGACGGCCATTGATGGGATTTGTAATGAAAAGACGACCAAGGAACGGAACACTGCCCTGCTACGGCACCTTGAAGGCACTGGGAACAATGCAGTGGCGCTCTTCATCAATGCGCTGCGGCAGTCGGGACAACTGCACCTGGCCAGCACTCTGGACACATCCCAAAGGATTAAGCCTATCTACGGAACAGGTATGTTGTCTTTATCTGTTGTCTAACTGGATGTTTATATGATACCTACTGTAAAATTTAAACCTATTTATGGAACATCTCCTATCTCGAAATCTCTGCAGAGCTTCAGATAAGGGGTATACAGGGGTAGTGCTCACCTAAAACTCAATGACATATGACAGAATATAAGATTTCAGGCCTATCAGGTAAGCACATAAATACCTTTGTACATCTAACACATATAAAGTTTAAAAGCTGAAAAGTTGTTTAATATTATAAATGAAAAAATACTTCAGCGGCACAAAAATATGTCAGTACTTCTTCAAAACTCTCAGTACACCTCCACTTGCAGTATGAGGTGTAAGTACACCCACACCCCAAAagttatctggagccctgctgCGGAGAGGGGACTTGAtgttcgaagctctcttagcgctaagatcatcGTAATTGCCATAGTTAACAGtaccttacgactatcttaacactaagagagcttaaaaaaatCATTGGATGATGAGATGATGCCTTCAGTTTCTAAAAACATGTGACTCAGCAAATGAATCTTTTCCAGATATAAATGTTGTGTTTTAAGGGTTATCAAACATTAATGTTGCCTCTACTTTGTGTCTACTTTAAGACAAAGAGTGATCTTATTGGACAGAGATTTCTCTCAGATCATCATAAAAATTTGTTAAACTTCATATTCATGAACTTTCTTTTAGCAAAGTACACTTTGCATTTTGCATGATATATGTAAAACTGATTAATCAAATACCAATAGGAATGTAACATAATCCTTAATGACCATGGACACTGATGACCACtgataaatattatttaaatttTTCAGGTTACTGGGAAAAACAGAGACACAAAGGTCAAGTCATGGTCAAAATTCAGGTCAAGTCAGTCAAGGTTCTTGTACCTGTTGAAGAATCACCAGACAAGCGAAATCGAACCAGAGAGATTTATGACGTCAAGATGACACCTCGCCGACTCCATAAGTCATATGATAACATGCTGATGCTTGATCCAGATGAACAACCCATGCCAAAACCAATCCGTATCGTGGATTATCCTTATGCTAAGGATGAAGAGGAAGAGGATGAACCCATCAAGCCTAAGAAATCGTGTTGGTGCATGTGTTTTCCTATGTTTCGCAGTCGTCGTAAAACGATCAAGGAAAAGAAATATACTGAGAAGGGAACGCCAGGTAAAGGTTCACAGAATTCACAGTCCCCATCACGAGAGAAACTTAACCCCAGATCAACAAGTCCCACCAAACAGAAAATGAACTCCCCCTCAAATGGAAGTAACTCTGGTTTGACCAATCCAAGCGAGAAAGCACTTAACGGGAATTCCCACTCACGGACCAACAGTCCCTTGAAGGACTCGCGGACAGAATACAAGAACAGTGTTAATGAACAGCGAACACATTCAAAACGAGATCCTGATAACAAAGAAAATATGGACCCCGTAATAATGAGATATAACGATCAGTTGGAATTGGTCGAACTAAAACGTTACTCACACAAATCAAGTCCGAAACGTCATGCCTCGTCAAATTCCCTCATgtgtgaaaagtggaaacaTGATGGTAAGCATTACGAGGAAAAATCAAGCGAATTTTATGGGCTGTTTGACAGAGATTTGAAAAACAGCTGCATAAAATATTTCGAACAGGATCGAGGGACACTCATCTTGCAGATTTTTAGCGATAACCAAGGAATTACtgttttcaatatttgcatGACTCTAGACCAAGTCTCGAACCTTCATGAAGACTACACTGACGGCAAGCTACAGCAGAAACTACATTCTATTCTCATGGCTAACGGGACCATTGAACGACTGGATGtgcttgaccttgaccttgcaatTACTATTGAGGACAACCAGTTTGATGAAGCAACACAAGAGCTTACGTGATGTTTAATTTGTGGCATTGAAACACATCCAATGCAATTACACATCCATACTTCAATATTTCCACAACAGAACCAACTTGGAGCACATCGCACGTTTAACGACACAAGCTGTATGTTTGCAAAAGACAAGGAGaataacaaatacaaaatatcatcTGACATGACAGACTAGTCACAGAGTGTCGGAGTTATCTACATATCAGAGATGCATTGAGTACACGTGATTGATCACCCATTGCACAAAGGTTCATGATCATCAAAATCGACTACAATCACACTGACTGGCAATATATCACACATGCGGACATGCAAAATTGACaaattttcttgtgtttttcgAGGAGAGAGATGTGCATTCTCAATCAAGATGTTTGAAATGTGCATTATTTCTGATCCGTTGGTCCTGTTGCAATGAAAGACACGCCAAATACAGCGATTATTAATCGACAAATTCCTACATGGTTGCCAATTATGGTACCATAAGCCTGACACTTGATTGATTCACCTGTTTGTGTgatgtgaaatgtaaaatatatatgtgtggtTTTTGCCTTGCGTTTTCAGCGGTTGTCAGTACATGTATAAATTAGCATCAATAACAACGTAGAATCTAGCTCAATGCGATGGACAGCAACAGTGGTGCTCCAGTCATTCAATATCAATTCTTTTAGCCATCGTTATCAATCCTCAGACTGTTGAAAAGCTAAGCACTGAGTGCTCTccattttatattttctgtCTGGGATATGTACATTGCAGCGGCCACCTCGTACACTGCAGTTGTAAATGTGTTTAGTACAGCGGCCATCCTGTGCAGCATTCTCAGACTGTTCTCCAGCTGATGTCAACTCACAGTAGTTGTCAAATGTTTGTTTCCTTTAGGAAACTTATAGTGCTGCGTTGCCATGGTAATGGACAATCTATGTTGGAAAGTCTGTTGCTAAGTTTGGAGATTATCTGTAgtgtacaaatattgtgattgcagtgaatgtgaaaatgtctcatagttttTGAGAAGTTTATGCATTTATGCAGAAATATGGAGTATCTAGATCAAGTTTATGCACACAGACTTATGTGATGTTTGTATCGTACATTTATCCTGCTCTTGAAGCACCCTTTACAAACATTGAAGACATAAAGTTTGTAGCGATATTGTAAAGAACACAGTGTGGTGATTTCTTTCTTTCCATTCATTTAGTGAACAAAGAGGAGGGTTATACCTAATAATTAGAAAGTCTTTTTTCAATAGTTTGAATGACAGAATATGGCACATTTGGCGAAACCATTAAAATAtgtgatatttttgtgataGATATATACACTGGTTTAATTAATAAAGTACCAGAATGAAACTTTTTCATTGCGTGCTCAATTTaaaatatctgttaatatcaagtATACCACTTATAGATAGGGTGACCAGTAAACTACTTAAAGCATTGACTCTGTGATAATACATTTTCAGGAAAGAAGTTTTCCTTGTAAATTATGCAAATCATTTACACATTTTAGTtcagaagaaaaacaaattcaaatttttGCAATGAAAATTGTTGAACTTAAATTCATGCTGCAGTTATGATGATGCAGATCTTATTAACAAAATGagaatattactgaaacaaattcagATGACAATGAATTCAGTAATAATGAGGTTGTACAGAACTGATACACCATCAGATTCAACAGTCTTCATAGCTAGATAAGAATAGAAACTTCGTCCCTTGTATGCTAATTTCCCTGAAACTGATTTTCCCAGATAAACCCAGTGACACTTGGTCTTGTAAACAGAACATATACTGTTTTCCACAAAACTGAGTTTAATCTAGTCATTGTTCTCATTTATCAATATATCAGATTGTGTTTCATGATACAGAACATGTCTTCCTAATGACACAAATCAGAGCTTAACTCAAAACCTCACTCGCCTCTAAGTAATGTAGTGTTGAACTGCCTTGTCACAACAGTGTTGTGCTTACACTTGTAAAACTGTTGTGATGTTATTACATTGTTTGATCTATCAAGTACAACTGTGTTATTGTCAGATTTGTTTTCTTCCTGGAAGGTGTGCCAAAAGGCAAAATACTGATATGAAAATAAATGCAGGCTTGCCCTATGATGATTTTCCTCAAAAACAAACCTCTTTCAATTGAAGTTTTGAAAAAGACCAAATGTCAGCAGGTGCTTGAAATGACTTTCCAATTTATGAGGTGTGgtggcgtagcctagtggttaaggcgacagcttgtcatgctgaagatctgggttcagttccccacgtGTACAGTGGGTGAAGCCCAATACTGGTGTACCCCACCgcaatatttctggaatattgctaaaagcagttgaaccatactcactcacccattcactcactcaaatttatGTCTTCTTGAGGTTGAGGTCAGGCTGAGTTTGTCTGCTAAAAATAATTTTGCCCAAAAGAGGATATTTGCTCTCATATTTCTACAGATCAAATACAGTAATGCTTGTTTGTAGCGTCATATAACACAGCGACACAAAGTGGGCATTTCATGTTTCATTGAAACTTTCACTTCACAAACTTGAGGACCATCTCACATTTAATTCCAGAATTCATTCTTAAGATTGTGAAATAGTTTTCAGTGTGCTATTTGTAATGTAATCAGATTCGTCCAAAGAGTATTTTGTCaattaaagtttgaaattgaagtAGACTCTGAAGATATTTCACAGTCAAAATGGGGTGTTATTCAACATTTATCATGCAGTATTTATCACAGTAAGGTGAACTTCCCAATTATATTAATTTCTTGTTTCCTTTTCATATATACTTCTTGGTGCGTGAAAtcgttttctttgttttatctCCACCCTTGTACTAGCTATTGAAAAGTAGAAAAAGTTCATTTcttaaatgttattttcctAAGCAAGCAAGAAATGTGCCTTCAGTCAGTCGTAATCGGGAGCAACATGGACACCATGGTGAAGTGAATGATGATAGGATGTTCAAGTCCGAGGTGTGAATGATCAAAGAAACAAATGCTGAATATATTAATTGTTACGAATGACTGCTGTTTTAGCTTCATTTTCTCATAGAATATCTAGTTCCACTTCAGAATTAAGGCTGTGTTTCCTAGTTGCACGGGCAAAAAACTTCACATTTTAActactattttttttaaaatacctCAAACATTCGCTTTTAAAATAGGATGGTAAACATGTATGATATAGCTCtgttacagaaatatatttttgttcataAGGTTTGACATTTCAAATCACACAATTACTTTTTTGAAGTGAATCTGAATCATTAACAAAGCATTGAGTGAGATTTGTCCTTTAATGTTTTGGTTtgattgttgaaatattttttaaccaATGGTGAGCAATAGGTTATGATATAGAATATGTGAATTTGATTATTTTTGATTATTTGAATTACATAATAAACAATGCATGTCATAATATGGATAGTTGTTGTAGTAATATTAGGCCCTTCTATTGCTTCGTTTGCAGATTTGTTCTTACAGAGTTAACTCCCTTTTAAGGAGAGCTATTTAACCTGAAAGAACTGTGAAAAATAGGCAATG contains these protein-coding regions:
- the LOC137267916 gene encoding uncharacterized protein; protein product: MLKEQLLNREDLLESLDTEPIFDYLLQHGVLDKTAIDGICNEKTTKERNTALLRHLEGTGNNAVALFINALRQSGQLHLASTLDTSQRIKPIYGTGYWEKQRHKGQVMVKIQVKSVKVLVPVEESPDKRNRTREIYDVKMTPRRLHKSYDNMLMLDPDEQPMPKPIRIVDYPYAKDEEEEDEPIKPKKSCWCMCFPMFRSRRKTIKEKKYTEKGTPGKGSQNSQSPSREKLNPRSTSPTKQKMNSPSNGSNSGLTNPSEKALNGNSHSRTNSPLKDSRTEYKNSVNEQRTHSKRDPDNKENMDPVIMRYNDQLELVELKRYSHKSSPKRHASSNSLMCEKWKHDGKHYEEKSSEFYGLFDRDLKNSCIKYFEQDRGTLILQIFSDNQGITVFNICMTLDQVSNLHEDYTDGKLQQKLHSILMANGTIERLDVLDLDLAITIEDNQFDEATQELT